A stretch of DNA from Thermogemmatispora onikobensis:
CGCGCTCTGGAGATCCAGCCCGATTACGCCCTGGTGTACTACAATCGCGGCCTGACTCGCTATGAGATGCAGGACTATGAGCAGGCCATTCAGGATTTCGAGCGCGCTCTGGAGCTTGATCCCGGTTACGTGGAGGCTCATATCAGGCGCGGCATGGCTTATGATGCTTTGCAGGAGTACGAGAAGGCAATTGCGGATTTCAATCGGGCTGTGGAGCTGTCCCCCTGTCTGGCACGCACTTACGTTTACCGCGGCCTGGCTTACGCCGGTCTGGGGAACTACCGACGGGCAATTCTGGACTACGATCGCGCTCTGGAGCTGCGCCCCGATGATGCTGAGAGCTATCGCCATCGGGGTGTGGCCTACTTCCGCCTGGGAGACTACCAGCGGGCGATTCTGGACTACGATCGCGCGCTGCAATTGGACCCGAGCAATCGGCTGGTGCGGGCGAGCCGCGAGGAGGCGCTCTATCGGCTGCGCCAGGAGCGGCGGCGCGAGGCTCGTTGAGCCTTCCCACCTCCGTCGCCGGGCCTGCCTGCCCCCTCCCTTATCTCGCTCCTCCCTTTGCTTGCCGGCCTTGCTCCTATCCTGGCCAGGCCGGCGCCTGCCAGAGCCGCCAGCGCTCTCCCTTCTCTATCTGCTCGGCGGGACTGACCACAGGCGTCCTTTCCCTCTGGATGAATGGATAGCGCTTGCTACCATGACCACAATCGGATCAGCAGGTTTTCAGGATCAGGAGTAGAATAGAGAAGCATGACCACTCCATTCGATCAGCTCAATGCTAAAGAGCAGCAACAGCCAGAATACAGATAAAGACCAGAGACGAGCACCGGGCAGATAGAGCTGGCTCCTTCTTCTGCCCCCCAGCCCGCGCCTTCACTGGAGGAGATGCCTGCGGCGGCGCCGTCCCTGGCGGGGCAGCCCTCAGCCGAGGCTCCCCCGCAGGCGGAGGAGCTTCTGAGACAGGCCCAGGAACTCCGCAAAAGTGGCGCTTTGGAGGCGGCACGCTCTACGATAGAGCAAGCACTGCGATTGCAGCCGAAGAGTGCTATACTGCTCAATGAGCGTGGCGAGATTCGCTATGCACAGAGAGATGTCAACGGCGCTTTCGCCGACTGGCAGGCTGCTCTGGAGCTGGAGCCTGCCTGTATCGATGCGATCAATAACCGCGGGGTTGTCTTTCTGGAGCGGGGTGAGTATGAGCAGGCCCTGGCCGATTTCAATGCCGCTCTCCTGCTCCAGCCTGATCATGTCGAGGCTCTCTCTAACCGCGGCGTCCTCTTCCTGCGCCAGGGGCAGTATGAGCAGGCTCTGGCCGATTTCAATGCCGCTCTCCAGCTCAAACCCGACCTGGTCGAGGCTCTCTCTAACCGCGGCGTCCTCTTCCTGCGCCAGGGGCAGTATGAGCAGGCTCTGACCGACCTGAACGCAGCCCTCCAGCTCAAACCCGACCTGGTCGAGGCTCTCATCAGTCGCGGCGTCCTCTTCCTGCGCCGGGAACAGTACGAGCAGGCTCTGGCTGACTTCAACGAGGCTCTCCGCCTGCAGCCGACGCATGCCAGGACATTGGTCGAGCGGGGCCGCGTCTTGAGGGCCATCGCCCCCGAGCTGGCTCTGGCCGACTTCAATGAGGCCATCCGCCTGCAGCCGACCGCCAACGCTTTCCAGGAGCGCGCTCTTCTCTTTTTGAGTGAGCAGCGCTACAAGGAGGCGGTCGCCGACTTCACCGAGGCGCTGAACCTCTCGCCAGCGCCTTCGTCTGCACTGCTGACCTATCGCGGTACCGCTCATTTGCGCGCGGGTGATCTGCTCCAGGCCCTGACTGACTTCAATACCGCCCTCCAGCTCAAGCCCGAGGATGCTTCCGCCCTGCATGGGCGCGGGCAGGTCCTGATGAAGCTAGGAGAGGCCGAGCAGGCATTGAATGATTTCAATGCAGCCATTGCTCTGCAGCCGGCGAATGCCACTTTCTATGAGAGCCGGGGCACGCTGCTCACGCGGTCCTTCGATCAGGAGCGGCAGCGGCAAGCGCTGGCCGATTTTACGGAGGCCATCCGCCTGCAGCCCAACAGGCCTATTCCCCACGTTGGCCGTGCGGCCCTGCTCTTTGGCAAGCTGCAGTGGGAGGAGGCCCGCGAGGCCATAGAGGAGGCGATCCGGCTCAATCCGTTCGATCCTTACACGTGCCGCCTGGCGAGCGAGATCTACCGCTGGCTGGGCCAGCGCGAGGAGGCGATCGCCAGTCTGTCGCAGGCGATCAGGCTGCAGCCAGGGCGGGCGAAAGACTACTGGCAGCGCGCCACTCTCTATCTCTGGCAGGGCCGCTATGGACTCGCCGCCGCCGATTTCCGGCAGACTCTTCGCCTGGCGCTGCGCGCCAGGCGGCGGCGCCTGCTGCAGGCCGCCGGCTTCTGGAAACGGAAGGAGAGCGGGCAGGAGGGCCGACTGTGACTGAGCAGTCACGCTCTTTTGCTGCGCTACCCGGTTGCTCTCTACCACAGGGACATGAGTAGCTCATAGCGCAGCTAGTGCAGCCCTTCTTGTATGAGGCTATGAGGGAGAAGATGAGGAGGCTCTTCTACAGGCAGCAAGGCAGCAGGTCCCAGATTCCGATGAGGAAAGCTGTCAGGGCTGGCAGGCACAGCGCCGATCGCTCCCGCTTCGTACCATCAGGACCATCAAGCCAGCGCTCTCCAGCCCGGCGGCGCCAGGATCTGCCTGCAGCGCGTCACTCTATCCCTCCCGCAGGACAATCTGCCGCAGGGCCTGGCCGGCTTCAGCAGGGCGCTCCGTCTCAACGCCCGCCACGCCGCGGCCTCTTCCAGCCCTGGTACGCGCTTTCTTGAGCCGGTCCCTGGCCGTTGCGATGTGCTGACGGTAATCGAGAAAAGGGCGCTGGCAATGGTGCGCGAGGCCATGCGCCGCCAGCAGTCCTGAATCAGGAGCCTCGCGCGCTGGCTCTTCTTGCATCGAGCCAGCGGCTTTCTCTATACTATCAGCTGGCTATACCAGTATGCCACTGGGAATGCGCCAGGGCCAGCAGGCGTATCAGCGGAGGAGAGAGGAGAGACGAGGTGATGCAGGATCTGACAGGAGCAGAGTTTGAGGGCTATCGGTTGTTGGGCCTGCTCGGGAGGGGCAGCCTGGGCCAGGTCTATCTGGCCCGCAGGACGAGCGAGGAGGCCGAGGGGAGAGCCGCGCCGCCTCTGGCTCTTAAGGTACTGAACACGCCCGCGCTCAGGAAGGCGGAGCTGCCTCCCTTGTTCGCCGCGCTGCTGGCTTTGCGGGCGCTTCGCCATGAGCAGCTGCTGCCACTGCTGGACTTCGGCTACGACAGCGCGCGTCGTCTGCTCTTTGTGGTGCTGCCCTATGTCGCCGCTGGCTCTCTGCGCGCGCGCCATCCTCACGGCTCCCGCCTGCCCCTGCTTACGGTGGTGCGCTACGCGACGCAGCTCGCTTCGGCGCTGCAGGCCGCCCATGAGGCCAGCTGGTTGCACGCTCATTTGAAGCCGGAGAACGTGCTGCTCGCCGACGATGAGCGGCTCTTGTTGAGTGAGGTGGGCCTCTGGACAGTGCTGCAGCCTTTTACGAGAGGGACCGCTGCCTGGCTTGCGGGCGAGCTGACGGCCTCCTCCTATCAGGCCCCTGAGCAGCTGGCCGGGCAGCCTGTGGCGGCCAGCGACCAGTATGGGCTGGCGGCGCTCTGCTACGAATGGCTGACGGGCGCCCTACCACAGCGCCTGGAGGAGGGCGGAACGCTGCAGTCGCTGCGGGCCAGCGCGCCGGAGCTGAGCACGGCAGTTGAGCAGGTGCTGGCTCAGGCGCTGGCCCCTGATCCGGCCAGGCGCTTCCTTTCCGTGCAGGCTTTTGCCGAGGCTCTCAGCCGGGCCGCCGCCGCCCTGGAGGTGGCTATTCCCCAGGAGCGCGAGCTGGTTGAGCTGTGGCTGCAGCAAGGCAACGAGCACTATCGTCAGGGACGCCGCCAGGAGGCCCTGGCCGCCTTCGGCGAGGCGCTGCGTCTCGATCCACGCAACGTTTACGCCTACAATCGGCGCGGCCAGGTCTATGCTGAGCTGGGACGCACTGAGGAGGCCCTGGCCGACTTCAATGCCGCTATTCGTCTGGCTCCTTCCGACCCGACGGCCTACCACCATCGCGGCTTTCTGGCGCTGCAACAGGACCGGCTGGAGCAGGCGCTGGAGGACTATACGACGGTGCTGCGCCTGGAGCCGGGGCGCGCGGTGAGCTATAACAATCGCGGGCGCATCTATCTGGAGCTGGGACGCCCTGGCGAGGCCCTGGCCGATCTGAATGAGGCCCTTCGCCTCGACCCCGCCTATGCCCCGGCCTATTTTAATCGCGGCAACGCTTATGAGGAGCTGGGAGAGCCAGAGCGGGCTATCGCTGACTATACGGAGGCGCTGCGCCTTGATCCATCGCATGCCCCGGCCTCCTTCCATCGTGGGCTGCTCTATCAGCAAGAGGGCGAGCTGGAGCGGGCGCTGGCCGATCTCGACGAGGCCATCCACCTGGATACCAGCGATGCCGCCGCCTATCTGGCACGCGGCGAGGTCTATCTGGCCTTGGGTCAGGCTGCTCAGGCCCTGGCCGATTTCGAGCAGACGCTTCGCCTTGATCCCCACAACGCCGGGGCCTATCTGCAGCGCGGCTTGCTGCGGCGACGCCAGGGAGAGGAGGCTCAGGCCCTGGCCGACCTGAGCACGGCTATCCGCCTGGCGCCCGCCGATCCCCTGGCCTATCGAGAGCGCGCCAGCCTGTATGAGGAGCAGGGCGACTTTGATCGGGCGCTCTCGGATCTGGATCAGGCCATCCACCTGGCTCCTGCTGAGGCCCTCAGCTATGCTCAGCGCGGTAATCTCCGCCAGCAACGGGGGGAGATCGAGGAGGCCCTGGCCGACTTCGAGCAGGCGCTTCGCCTTGATCCCAGCCTGGCGGCGGCTTACTTTGATCGGGCTGTGCTCTACGCGGAGCTGGGCGAGCTGGAGCTGGCCCTGAGCGATCTCAACGAAGCTCTTCGCCTGGCCCCCGAGACTGCCGAGGCCTATTATTATCGCGGCCTGCTCTACGCCGATCTGGGCCAGCTCCAGGAGGCCATCACCGACCTCAGTGAGGCCCTTCGCCTCCGTCCCGACGATGCCGCCCTGTACCGGGAACGGGCGCGCCTCTACGAGCTGCAGGGGCGACTTCAGTACGCGCTGGCCGATCTGGAGCGCGCCCGACGCTACGCGCCAGAGGATGAGGAGATCTGGCAGACCCTGCAGCGGGTTCGGCAGCTTTTGCACTCACAGGGAGACTGAGCCTCTCTCTTGCTCTGCTTCTCTGACCTCCTGCCCAGCCGCCAGTATTTGCCCTGACCGCGAGGGTGTGCTATGCTATCCGCGTTTATACTATAGCGGTGCAGGCCACTGCCACGCTCGCGCTCTGCCGACTCCAGATCTACCGATCCTGCGCGCTCTCATTTGAAATCAAAGGAAAGGAGACGTCCCTGATGCTCCCCGATCTTTCTGGCCAGCGCCTCGGTCGCTACCAGCTTATCCGCCTGCTAGGCCACGGCCCTCTCGGCCAGGTCTATCTGGCCGAGGACCAGGAGCAACGGTTAGCAGAGCCTGTCGTGCTCAAACTCCTTACGGCTTTTCCCTCCTCCCCAGCACAAGCCGAGGGCTTTCAGGATGAGATCCGCTTCTTGAGGCGGCTCTCTTTTCAGAGCTTTCTGCCCTGGCTCGACTCCGGCTTCGATTCCGTCCTCTCGCTCCCTTTCTTAGTCCGGGCTTACGTTCCCGGCAGTTCCTTGCGCGCCCATCATCCCAGTGGCTCCCGTCTCTCTCTCTCTACTGTGCTAGACTATGTGAACAAGATCGTTCCCGCCCTGCAGGAGCTGCATGATCTTCACCTGCCCCATGCACGTCTGAAGCCCGAGAACGTCTGGCTGGATGCTCATGGGCACCTGCTGCTCAGCGACGGTGTTCTCACTTTCCCCGAAGCCGATCCCGATAGGCAGACCCCTTCTCCCTACCTGGCCCCCGAGCAGCGGCAGGATCAGGCGCAACTCGCCAGCGATCAGTATGCCCTGGCAGTCATGATCTACGAGTGGCTGGCCGGCGAGCTGCCCACTCTCGGTAGCACCGACCAGCCAGCCCTGCAGCTTCCTCCCCTTGCCGCTGACGATGAGGCCCCTGGTATCCAGGCCGCCTTCGAGCTGGCGCTGCAGCGCGCCCTGGCTCCCCAGCCCACTGAGCGCTTTGCTTCTGTACGCGACTTCGCTGCCGCTCTCGAGCAGGCCACTATCGGAAGTCCACCTGCTCCCTCAGAAGAGGTCGAGGAGCTGCTCCAGCAGTTTCAGAGCGCCTATGAGAAGGAGGACTACAACCAGGCTCTGGCCATTTTGAATGAGGTTATCCGCCTCGCTCCTGGTCATTCCGACGCTTATCTCTACCGCGGCCTCTACTACCTGATTCACAACCAGGGCGATCAGGCACGGGCCAACTTTGACGCAGCTATCCGCAACGATCCCCTGAACGCGGAGGCCTACCTCTGGCGCGGCGCCATCTTCAGTCTCCAGGACCATCGCGAGCTGGCCCTCGCTGACTTCAACGAGGCCATCCGCCTCCAACCTGATCTTGCCAGAAGCCACAGCCACCGCGGTCTCTTCTATCAACGGCAAGGAGAGCATGAGCTGGCTCTCGCCGACTTCAACGAGGCCATCCGCCTCAATCCTACAGACGCGCAACTGTATAGCGACCGCGGCTCGCTCCATCACGAGATGGGGCGGCTCGACCTGGCTCTCGCCGACTTCAATGAGGCCATCCGCCTCGATCCTACAGACGCTCAAGTCTATAGCGACCGCGGCTCCGTTCATCGCGAGATGGGGCGGCCCGACCTGGCTCTCGCCGACTTCAATGAGGCCATCCGCCTCGATCCTACAGACGCCCAACTGTACAACTATCGGGCTGTGCTTCATCGCGACCTGGAGCAGCTCGATCTGGCTCTCGACGACCTCAATGAAGCCATCCGTCTCGATCCCACCACCGCCCAACTGTACCACCATCGGGCTGTGGTTCATCGCGACCTGGAGCAGCTCGATCTGGCTCTCGCCGACTTCAACGAGGCCATCCGCCTCGATCCCACTAACTCCCAACAGTACAGCAACCGCGGCGCCCTTCATCACCAGATGAAGCAGCCCGAGCTGGCTCTCGCCGACTTCAACGAGGCCATCCGCCTCGATCCCACTAACTCCCAACAGTACAGCGACCGCGGCTTCCTTCACCGCGAGATGAACCAGCTCGATCTGGCTCTCGCCGACTTCAACGAGGCTATCCACCTCGATCCCACCAACCTCGAATTCTACCTGCACCGCGCCTCGCTTCACCGCGAGATGAACCAGCTCGATCTGGCTCTCGCCGACCTCAACGAGGCCATCCGCCTCGATTCCACCAACGCCGAACTGTACAACTATCGGGCAGCGCTTCATCGCGACCTGGAGCAGCTCGATCTGGCTCTCGCCGACTTCAACGAGGCCATCCGTCTCGATCCCACAGACGCCGAGCTGTACCTCCATCGGGCAGCGCTTCATCGCGACCTGGAGCAGCTCGATCTGGCTCTCGCCGACCTCAATGAAGCCATCCGCCTCCAACCTGATCTTGTCAAGAGCTACGCCTTCCGCGGCTTCCTCTACCAACGGCAAGGAAAGTATGAGCTGGCTCTCGCCGATTTCAACAAGGCCATCCGCCTCGCTCCTACCAACACCTACCTGTACAGCTATCGGGCTATGCTTCATCGCGAGATGAACCGGCTCGATCTGGCTCTCGCTGACCTCAACGAGGCCATCCGCCTCGATCCCACTAACGCCGAACTGTACAGCTATCGCGGCGAGTTGCGTAGTCATGCGAGCCAGTTCGAGCCGGCTCTCGCCGACTTCAACGAGGCTATCCGTCTCGATCCCACTAACGCCAAAGCCTATCTGAGGCGTTGCCTCCTTCACCGGCTGCAAGGCCACTACGATCTCGCGTTGGCCGACCTCAACCGGATACTACAGCTCTTCCCTGACGATCCAGATCTCTACCTTGATCGCGCTCAGCTTTACGAAGAGATGGGGGATTTCACCAGCGCCCTCTCTGACTACCATGAGGCGATCCGCCTTGCTCCGACCTACGTCCGCGCTTATAACCACCGCGGCCTCCTTTATCGAGAGCAGGGTCAATATGATCTGGCTCTGGCTGACCTCAATGAGGCCATCCGCCTCAATCCTACCGATGCCTCCAGTTACAATAACCGCGCCCTCATTCATGAGAAGTTAGGGAACCTCTCTCAGGCCCTCAGCGACTACAATCAGGCGATTCAGCTCGATCCCGGCCATACGGCGGCTTATAACAACCGCGCCCTCCTCTACCAGTCGCTGGGCAATTTCGAGCC
This window harbors:
- a CDS encoding tetratricopeptide repeat protein, translated to MQDLTGAEFEGYRLLGLLGRGSLGQVYLARRTSEEAEGRAAPPLALKVLNTPALRKAELPPLFAALLALRALRHEQLLPLLDFGYDSARRLLFVVLPYVAAGSLRARHPHGSRLPLLTVVRYATQLASALQAAHEASWLHAHLKPENVLLADDERLLLSEVGLWTVLQPFTRGTAAWLAGELTASSYQAPEQLAGQPVAASDQYGLAALCYEWLTGALPQRLEEGGTLQSLRASAPELSTAVEQVLAQALAPDPARRFLSVQAFAEALSRAAAALEVAIPQERELVELWLQQGNEHYRQGRRQEALAAFGEALRLDPRNVYAYNRRGQVYAELGRTEEALADFNAAIRLAPSDPTAYHHRGFLALQQDRLEQALEDYTTVLRLEPGRAVSYNNRGRIYLELGRPGEALADLNEALRLDPAYAPAYFNRGNAYEELGEPERAIADYTEALRLDPSHAPASFHRGLLYQQEGELERALADLDEAIHLDTSDAAAYLARGEVYLALGQAAQALADFEQTLRLDPHNAGAYLQRGLLRRRQGEEAQALADLSTAIRLAPADPLAYRERASLYEEQGDFDRALSDLDQAIHLAPAEALSYAQRGNLRQQRGEIEEALADFEQALRLDPSLAAAYFDRAVLYAELGELELALSDLNEALRLAPETAEAYYYRGLLYADLGQLQEAITDLSEALRLRPDDAALYRERARLYELQGRLQYALADLERARRYAPEDEEIWQTLQRVRQLLHSQGD
- a CDS encoding tetratricopeptide repeat protein, whose protein sequence is MPAAAPSLAGQPSAEAPPQAEELLRQAQELRKSGALEAARSTIEQALRLQPKSAILLNERGEIRYAQRDVNGAFADWQAALELEPACIDAINNRGVVFLERGEYEQALADFNAALLLQPDHVEALSNRGVLFLRQGQYEQALADFNAALQLKPDLVEALSNRGVLFLRQGQYEQALTDLNAALQLKPDLVEALISRGVLFLRREQYEQALADFNEALRLQPTHARTLVERGRVLRAIAPELALADFNEAIRLQPTANAFQERALLFLSEQRYKEAVADFTEALNLSPAPSSALLTYRGTAHLRAGDLLQALTDFNTALQLKPEDASALHGRGQVLMKLGEAEQALNDFNAAIALQPANATFYESRGTLLTRSFDQERQRQALADFTEAIRLQPNRPIPHVGRAALLFGKLQWEEAREAIEEAIRLNPFDPYTCRLASEIYRWLGQREEAIASLSQAIRLQPGRAKDYWQRATLYLWQGRYGLAAADFRQTLRLALRARRRRLLQAAGFWKRKESGQEGRL
- a CDS encoding serine/threonine-protein kinase — encoded protein: MLPDLSGQRLGRYQLIRLLGHGPLGQVYLAEDQEQRLAEPVVLKLLTAFPSSPAQAEGFQDEIRFLRRLSFQSFLPWLDSGFDSVLSLPFLVRAYVPGSSLRAHHPSGSRLSLSTVLDYVNKIVPALQELHDLHLPHARLKPENVWLDAHGHLLLSDGVLTFPEADPDRQTPSPYLAPEQRQDQAQLASDQYALAVMIYEWLAGELPTLGSTDQPALQLPPLAADDEAPGIQAAFELALQRALAPQPTERFASVRDFAAALEQATIGSPPAPSEEVEELLQQFQSAYEKEDYNQALAILNEVIRLAPGHSDAYLYRGLYYLIHNQGDQARANFDAAIRNDPLNAEAYLWRGAIFSLQDHRELALADFNEAIRLQPDLARSHSHRGLFYQRQGEHELALADFNEAIRLNPTDAQLYSDRGSLHHEMGRLDLALADFNEAIRLDPTDAQVYSDRGSVHREMGRPDLALADFNEAIRLDPTDAQLYNYRAVLHRDLEQLDLALDDLNEAIRLDPTTAQLYHHRAVVHRDLEQLDLALADFNEAIRLDPTNSQQYSNRGALHHQMKQPELALADFNEAIRLDPTNSQQYSDRGFLHREMNQLDLALADFNEAIHLDPTNLEFYLHRASLHREMNQLDLALADLNEAIRLDSTNAELYNYRAALHRDLEQLDLALADFNEAIRLDPTDAELYLHRAALHRDLEQLDLALADLNEAIRLQPDLVKSYAFRGFLYQRQGKYELALADFNKAIRLAPTNTYLYSYRAMLHREMNRLDLALADLNEAIRLDPTNAELYSYRGELRSHASQFEPALADFNEAIRLDPTNAKAYLRRCLLHRLQGHYDLALADLNRILQLFPDDPDLYLDRAQLYEEMGDFTSALSDYHEAIRLAPTYVRAYNHRGLLYREQGQYDLALADLNEAIRLNPTDASSYNNRALIHEKLGNLSQALSDYNQAIQLDPGHTAAYNNRALLYQSLGNFEPALDDFNEAIRLNPYLALLYYHRGRLYASNGMLAEAIADLEQAYLLSPDNESIRHELEQARQARKRRRH